In a single window of the Elaeis guineensis isolate ETL-2024a chromosome 8, EG11, whole genome shotgun sequence genome:
- the LOC105049575 gene encoding fructose-bisphosphate aldolase 1, cytoplasmic, producing the protein MSAYCGKYHDELIKNAAYIGTPGKGILAADESTGTIGKRLASINVENVEENRRALRELLFCTPGALQYLSGVILFEETLYQKTKDGKPFVEVLKEGGVLPGIKVDKGTIELAGTNGETTTQGHDDLAKRCQKYYEAGARFAKWRAVLKIGPTEPSQLAIDLNAHGLARYAIICQENGLVPIVEPEILVDGPHDIKRCADVTERVLAACYKALNDHHVLLEGTLLKPNMVTPGSESAKVAPEVVAEYAVRALQRTVPAAVPAIVFLSGGQSEEEATLNLNAMNKLGGKKPWSLSFSFGRALQQSTLKAWAGKVENVEKARAAFLARCKANSEATLGKYKGDAAGGEGVSESLHVKDYKY; encoded by the exons ATGTCGGCCTACTGCGGAAAGTATCACG ATGAGCTCATTAAGAATGCTGCCTACATCGGCACCCCAGGCAAGGGGATCCTTGCAGCCGATGAGTCTACCGGCACAATTGGCAAGCGCTTAGCCAGCATCAATgttgagaatgttgaggagaaccGCCGTGCCCTCCGTGAGCTCCTCTTTTGTACCCCTGGTGCTCTCCAATACCTCAGTGGTGTCATCCTCTTTGAGGAGACTCTTTACCAGAAGACTAAAGATGGGAAGCCTTTTGTCGAAGTCTTGAAGGAGGGTGGAGTCCTTCCTGGTATCAAGGTGGACAAGGGCACCATCGAACTTGCTGGCACTAATGGTGAAACCACAACCCAGGGCCATGATGACCTTGCCAAGCGCTGCCAGAAGTACTATGAAGCAGGGGCACGCTTTGCTAAGTGGCGTGCCGTCCTCAAGATTGGTCCAACCGAGCCATCTCAGCTAGCCATCGATCTAAATGCTCATGGGTTGGCCCGCTATGCTATTATCTGCCAGGAGAATGGCCTGGTACCCATTGTAGAGCCTGAGATCCTTGTTGATGGGCCACACGACATCAAACGTTGTGCTGATGTTACAGAGAGGGTGCTTGCTGCTTGCTACAAGGCACTTAACGACCACCATGTTCTCCTAGAAGGGACTCTCCTGAAGCCAAACATGGTAACCCCAGGGTCCGAGTCTGCGAAGGTGGCACCCGAGGTGGTGGCTGAGTACGCTGTGCGGGCTCTCCAAAGGACGGTCCCAGCTGCTGTGCCAGCTATTGTCTTCCTCTCAGGCGGCCAGAGTGAAGAGGAAGCGACCTTGAACCTGAATGCCATGAACAAGCTGGGGGGAAAGAAGCCCTGGTCACTTTCTTTCTCATTTGGCCGTGCCCTGCAGCAAAGCACGCTCAAGGCTTGGGCTGGGAAGGTGGAGAATGTGGAGAAGGCGAGGGCTGCTTTCCTTGCAAGGTGCAAAGCGAACTCAGAGGCAACACTTGGGAAATACAAGGGAGATGCTGCTGGTGGTGAAGGCGTCTCTGAGAGCCTTCATGTGAAGGATTACAAGTATTGA